Proteins encoded in a region of the Candidatus Marinarcus aquaticus genome:
- a CDS encoding FtsW/RodA/SpoVE family cell cycle protein, with protein sequence MNSTKKSIKSKTTTLLQPDYYLFIAASILILISILFSYSLSVYTVIYFDYSNFHFFLRQAFVGLLSILIMWIMAQFDPTKWVKPISMAFFILFFLIMIIMPFLPSSLVTASGGANRWIRLPGFSLSPVEFFKIGFIYFLAWSFNRRVYDQPTKMKWKDEMLLVLPYFGAFLVVVFIVAFMQKDLGQVVLMGAILFILLMFANRSMKFFLSLGFAGIIAFVGLILAAPHRIVRIQSWWSMVQDSILSFLPTAIANELRIKEFPEPYQVSHSLNAIYNGGLSGTGLGEGSIKLGFLSEVHTDFVLAGITEELGFIGFALIVSLIGFVVFRILRISRRCTNQIDHLFTLGIGLMIIFSFLINSYGISGMIPIKGIAVPFLSYGGSALLSVSIAVGLVLSISRTVNLK encoded by the coding sequence ATGAATTCTACCAAAAAAAGTATTAAATCAAAAACAACCACGCTGTTACAACCCGATTACTATTTGTTTATAGCAGCTTCTATTTTAATCCTAATTAGCATACTTTTTTCTTATTCACTTTCTGTGTATACGGTAATTTATTTTGATTACAGCAATTTTCATTTTTTCTTGCGTCAAGCATTTGTGGGATTGCTCTCTATATTGATCATGTGGATCATGGCACAGTTTGACCCAACCAAATGGGTAAAGCCGATTAGTATGGCATTTTTCATACTTTTTTTCTTAATTATGATTATCATGCCATTTCTGCCAAGTTCTTTAGTAACTGCTTCAGGTGGAGCAAATCGTTGGATACGACTGCCTGGTTTCTCTCTTTCTCCCGTAGAGTTTTTTAAAATAGGGTTTATCTATTTTTTAGCTTGGAGTTTTAACCGTCGTGTGTATGACCAACCTACAAAAATGAAGTGGAAAGATGAGATGTTGCTCGTACTTCCATATTTTGGAGCATTTTTAGTGGTGGTATTCATTGTGGCATTTATGCAAAAAGATTTGGGGCAAGTGGTACTGATGGGGGCGATTTTATTTATTCTATTGATGTTTGCCAATCGAAGTATGAAGTTTTTCCTCTCTTTAGGGTTTGCAGGTATCATTGCTTTTGTGGGTTTGATTTTAGCAGCACCTCACAGAATTGTTCGAATACAAAGTTGGTGGAGTATGGTGCAAGACAGTATTTTATCCTTTTTACCCACCGCCATTGCCAATGAGTTACGTATCAAAGAGTTTCCTGAACCATACCAAGTTTCGCATTCACTCAATGCCATTTACAATGGGGGGTTAAGTGGTACAGGTTTGGGGGAAGGTTCGATTAAATTGGGTTTTTTATCAGAAGTACACACGGACTTTGTATTAGCAGGTATCACGGAAGAGTTAGGTTTTATTGGGTTTGCTTTGATTGTTTCACTCATCGGTTTTGTGGTGTTTCGAATTTTACGTATCAGCAGACGTTGTACCAATCAAATTGATCATCTGTTTACCTTGGGAATAGGCTTAATGATTATATTTTCATTTTTAATCAACTCATATGGAATATCGGGTATGATTCCAATTAAAGGGATTGCTGTACCCTTTTTAAGTTATGGGGGAAGTGCGCTATTAAGTGTATCCATAGCCGTGGGATTGGTGTTATCCATCAGTCGAACAGTGAATCTAAAATAA